The Ichthyobacterium seriolicida sequence TCAGAAGAGATCATTCTAGGGAGAAAGCTCTTAATTTATGGATAGTTTCAGATAATCTAAGAAAAGGAGCTGCTACAAATACTGTTCAAATAGCCGAATATTTAGTCAAAAATAAGTTGATATAATGAGGAATTAAATATGCATTATTTTAAAGATAAGTTCTTTTAGTATTTCCTTATCTGATGTAGTGCTTACGCCTATGCCTTTGGATTTGCCATCAGCTTCTCTTAGAAAGGATATTATTCTTATTATTTGTTTGACACTGTAAAAATTAGAAGCGTCTTGATATTCTGTTATAAAACTCGGAGGTATTTTTATGTGTTTTGATGCATTAGTTGGAGATTTATCGTCTAAGCTCAGATAGATTAGCAAATTAGTGAAAAAGGTATATAGGGAAGATATTGTCAGAATTATGGGATTCTTTTTTGAATTTTCTCCAAAGAAGTTTATGATTCTATTTGCTGTAAATACATCCTTTTTAGATATGGCTTTATTTAGTTCAAAGGTATTATAGCTTTTACTGATGCCTATATATTTTTCTATTATCTCTGTTGTTATTTCAGACCCTTTGGGGATTAGTATGGTCAGTTTTTCTAATTCGTTGTTTATCTTAACCAAATCTGTTCCTAAGTAATCAGACATTAGGTGTGCGGCTTTATCAGATATAGTATAATTTTTGCTAGTCACTTGTTTTTTTATCCAAATAGGGATTTGATATTCGTACATTTTACCACTTGTAAACACTATTGTGTTTTGATCAAAATATTTGGATATTGTTTTTTTTAGTTGTTTTTCATAGCAAAGGACTAATATGGTATTGGGGTTAGGTGATTTTATATATCCGTTTAATAACTTTATATCTTTGTCGATTATATGTTGAGCTTCTTTGATTATTACAACTCTATATTTTGCATTTATGGGATACCTTTTTGATTCTAAGATAATTGTTTCAGTATCTATTTCTTTTCCATACAGTAGGGACTGATTGAATAACTTTTCACCTTCGGATAATACTTCTCTTTGTATGAGATCGGATATTTTATCTATGTAATATTTTTCCTCACCAGATAGCAGATATATAGGATGATATTTTTTTTCTCTAATATTTGCTATTATTTCATCAGCGAGTTTCATATTTTAAATGCAATTATGATAAAATTAAATTTTCCTGAATACAGGTTTAAGCTGCGCGAAGCTATTGAAAAAAAGCTATTTATATTTGATATAATCAGAAAAAAATACGTTTTACTTACTCCTGAAGAATGGGTGAGACAACATATTATAAGGTATCTGATAGACAAGGGTTATCCCGCTGTATTCATGGCTGTGGAGAGTGCTTTAAAAATAGGATATCTCAAAAAAAGGGCAGATATAATAGTTTACAATACTAATATGAAACCAATGGTTATAGTAGAATGCAAATCTCCAGATACTTTAATAACACAAAAGACTTTTGATCAAGCCTCTTTATACGCTGCGGGGATAGGAGTGGAGTACTTGATAATTACTAATGGAAAAAAACACTATTCAGCATTTATAAATAACGATAGTAAAGAGTACAATTTTTTGGAAGAAATTCCAGACTATAGTTCTTTGAGATAGTCTTATAAAACACAAAAGCCCCAATATTGGGGCTTTTGCAAAAAAATGTAGTTTATAAAACTAAGCATCCTTGAATTCTAATTTATAGAATTTAACTGATGTTCCATCCTGAGCTACCACTTTAAAGGATATTCCTTTGCCAGTAGCTGAAACAGTAAATTCAGTTGTTGGGTCTGTTGCTGGGAAATCTGCAGCGCTACTCGTTGCAACAGCATCAGTTGTATCAAAATAAGCCCCATTTGGAAGAGCAACTTTATCAGCTTTAAATTTAAAGTTTGATATGCTCTCGTCAGCTAATTGAGTGCCTTTAGTCATAGTTAGTAAAATAGGTTTTGTATTATCAGAGCCGTCATTAGTTCCAGTGGTGTCAGTAACCTTAGGGTAAGTTGCTGGAGCTTCAGTCGTAGCAGCATTTTTAATTTTCCCATTAGCTTGATCAGCTGTAGCATTTTTTATAAACCCAAGCCCAGTAGCTTTTTTATCACTTCCAGTTCCAGTAGTAGCTATAAGACAATCTCTTGATGCAGCTCCGTGAATAAACATCACTTTAAATGATTTTTCATCAATAACCTTATCGCCTTCTTTTTTAGAGATTTTAAAAGTATGACTAACACCATTTTTTAGTTCACTATGAACTAATTTAGTTGTAATAACATGATCAAAAGAATGAGCATTAGCATCTAATTTATCCTTTCCTAAATAAACATTTTCACCAAGTTTTTCTTTTAAAGTGATAGTAGCCGTTAGTGGAGCAGCAGTACTTATATTTAACTTAGTATTAAAAGGCACAGTCACTTTGATAGTACCATCTGCTTCAATATTTGCTTTAAGTTGGGCCTCTAATGCAGCATATGCAGGAGCAGGTGTCTTTGTTATAAAGAGAGCTTTATAAGCTGAAGTAGCATCAGTAGGGTTTGTTGCTGGGGTACTATTTTTAGCCTTTGTAAAGACAACGCTTTCAATATTTGCTACTTCTGTTTCAGCGTTTGGTTTATTACAAGAAAAAACCACAAGACCAAGAGTCAGTAATGATAAAATGTTTTTAAATATTTTGTTTGTTTTCATATATAATATTGTTAAAAAATAAATGTCAATGACCTAAATATATGAGTAAGCCATTGACTAAAAACTAAAGCGCTAAATTAGTAGCTTTATTTTAATTGAGGTTTTTTTTCTGTGAAGTCTTTTAAATATAAAACACACCAAAATATAATTCTTTGAGATAGTCTTATAAAACACAAAAGCCCCAAAATTGGGGCTTTTGCAAAGGAAGATAAATTATAAAATTAACTCTCCTTGAATTCTAATCTGTAGAATTTAACTGATGTTCCATCCTGAGCTATAACTTTAAAGGATATTCCTTTATCCTTAGCTGAAACAGTAAATTCAGTTGTTGGGTCTGTTGCTGGGAAATCTGTAGCCTTACTCGTTTCAACAGCATCAGTTGTATCAAAATAAGCTCCATTTGGAAGAGTAACTTTATCAGCTTTAAATTTAAAGCTTGATATGCCCTCGTCAGCTAATTCAGCATTTTTGGTCATAGTTAGTAAAATAGGTTTTGTATTATCAGAGCCGTCATTAGTGGCTTGAGTATCAGTAACCTTAGGATAGGTTGCTGGAGCTTCATCCGTAGCAGCATCTTTAATTTTCTCATTAGCAGCATTAGCGGTAGTATTTTGTATAAACCCTAATCCAGTAGCTTTTTTATCACTTCCAGTTCCAGTAGTAGCTATAAGACAATCTCTTGATGCAGCTCCGTGAATAAACATCACTTTAAATGATTTTTCATCAATAACCTTATCGCCTTCTTTTTTAGAGATTTTAAAAGTATGACTAACACCATTTTTTAGTTCACTATGAACTAATTTAGTTGTAATAACATGATCAAAAGAAAGAGCATTAGCATCTAATTTATCTTTTCCTAAATAAACATTTTCACCAAGTTTTTCTTTTAAAGTGATAGTAGCCGTTAGTGGAGCAGCAGTAATTATATTTAACTTAGTATTAAAAGGCACAGTCACTTTGATAGTACCATCTGCTTCAATATTTGCTTTAAATTGGGCCTCTAATGCAGCATATGCAGGAGCAGGTGTCTTTGTTATAAAGAGAGCTTTATAAGCTGCAGTAGCATCAGTAGGATTTGTTGCTGGGGTACTATTTTTAGCCTTTGTAAAGACAACGCTTTCAATATTTGCTACTTCTGTTTCAGCGTTTGGTTTATTACAAGAAAAAACCACAAGACCAAGAGTCAGTAATGATAAAATGTTTTTAAATATTTTGTTTGTTTTCATATTATAATATTGTTAAAAAATAAATGTCAATGACCTAAATATATGAGTAAGCCATTGACTAAAAACTAAAGCGCTAAATTAGTAGTATTGTTTTAATTGATAAGTTTTTTATTTTTCACACAGCCTTAGAAACAAAGCATAAAAAAATCCCCCAACTTTGAGCCAGGGGATTGAAAAAGGTGTTAAAAAAATCTTATTAAGAATTCTTAAATGTCAACTTATAGTAAGTAGCTGATGTTCCATCCTGAGCCACTACTCTAAACTGTATGCCTTTATTATTATCTGTTGGAGTAAACCCAGTAGAGATTGTAGGATTTGTTACAGGATGATCGGCATCATTATTAAACTCCGTCGTAGTTGCATCTATAAAAGCACCCTCTGGAAGTTTTAAAACATCTACTTTGAATTTAATGGTAGTATTGTTACTAGAAATACTAGTGCCTGATACTAACTCTTGCCCTCCAGATGAAGCAGCAGTCATAGTAAGTGCATACGGAGAAGCTTTAGTTCCAGCACCACCGCTGGTGCTCTCTTTCGTAGGATTTACTGGGGTTGCAGCGGTACCACTATTAATCTTCTCATTAATTGCACCTGAGCCTGTCGCTGTTATAAACCCAAGCCCAGTAACTTTACTGCCAGCAGTATCAAGAGCTAAAGCAGAAACATTAGAAGGATTTTCATCATGAATAAATACCACTTTAAATGATTTTTCATCAATAACCTTATCGCCTTCTTTTTTAGAGATTTTAAAAGTCTTACTAACACCATTTTTTAGTTCACTATGAACTAATTTAGTTGTAATAACATGATCAAAAGAATGAGCATTAGCATCTAATTTATCCTTTCCTAAATAAACATTTTCACCAAGTTTTTCTTTTAAAGTGATAGTAGCCGTTAGTGGAGCAGCAGTACTTATATTTAACTTAGTATTAAAAGGCACAGTCACTTTGATAGTACCATCTGCTTCAATATTTGCTTTAAGTTGGGCCTCTAATGCAGCATATGCAGGAGCAGGTGTCTTTGTTATAAAGAGAGCTTTATAAGCTGCAGTAGCATCAGTAGGATTTATTGCTGGGGTACTATTTTTAGCCTTTGTAAAGACAACGCTTTCAATATTTGCTACTTCTGTTTCAGCGTTTGGTTTATTACAAGAAAAAACCACAAAACCAAAAGTCAGTAATGATAAAATGTTTTTAAATATTTTGTTTGTTTTCATATTATAATATTGTTAAAAAATAAATGTCAATGACCTAAATATATGAGTAAGCCATTGACTAAAAACTAAAGCGCTAAATTAGTAGTATTATTTTAATTGAGGTTTTTTTTCTGTGAAGTGTTTTAAATATAAAACACACCAAAATATAATTCTTTGAGATAGTCTTATAAAAATTAAAAAGCCGCCTCGTTTTAGTAATGAGGCGGCTTCTATAGAAAATGATCTTTAACTTTAAAAAAACTAACTATTCTTTGAATTCTAATCTGTAGAATTTAACTGATGTTCCATCCTGAGCTATAACTTTAAAGGATATTCCTTTATCCTTAGCTGAAACAGTAAATTCAGTTGTTGGGTCTGTTGCTGGGAAATCTGTAGCCTTACTCGTTTCAACAGCATCAGTTGTATCAAAATAAGCCCCATTTGGAAGAGTAACTTTATCAGCTTTAAATTTAAAACTTGATATAGTTTCGTCAGCTAATTCAGTATTTTTGGTCATAGTTAGTAAAATAGGTTTATCAGCAGCAGAACCGTCATTAGTTCCAGTAGTGTCAGTAACCTTAGGATAGGTTGCTGGAGCTTCAGCCGTAGCAGCATCTTTAATTTTCTCATTAGCAGCGCTAGCAGAACCTTTTATAAACCCAAGCCCAGTAGCTGTTTTAGTAGAGCCAGAACTACTAGTAGCTAAAACTGAATTTGTTGAAGGAGTATCATGAACGAAGACCACTTTAAATGATTTTTCATCAATAACCTTATCGCCTTCTTTTTTAGAGATTTTAAAAGTTTGGCTAACACCGCCTTTTTTTATCAATTCAGCATGAACTAATTGAGTTGTAATAACATGATCAAAAGAAAGAGAATCAGCATATAATTTTTTATTATTTCCTAAATAAACATTTTCACCAAGTTTTTCTTTTAAAGTGATAGTAGCCGTTAGTGGTGCAGCAGTACTTATATTTAACTTAGTATTAAAAGGCACAGTCACTTTGATAGTACCATCTGCTTCAATATTTGCTTTAAGTTGGGCCTCTAATGCAGCATATGCAGGAGCAGGTGTCTTTGTTATAAAGAGAGCTTTATAAGCTGCGGTAGCATCATTAGGGGATGTTTCTGGAGTGCTATTTTTAGCTTTTGTAAATACAATGCTTTCAATATTTGCAATTGCTTTTTGTACTACTTCTTCTTCTGTTTTAGGAGTTTCAGAGTTTTGTTTATTACAAGAAAAAACCACAAAACCAAGAGTCAGTAATGATAAAATGTTTTTAAATATTTTGTTTGTTTTCATATATAATATTGTTAAAAAATAAATGTCAATGACCTAAATATATGAGTAAGCCATTGACTAAAAACTAAAGCGCTAAATTAGTAGTATTATTTTAATTGAGGTTTTTTTTCTGTGAAGTGTTTTAAATATAAAACACACCAAAATATAATTCTTTGAGATAGTCTTATAAAACACAAAAGCTCCAATATTGGAGGTTTTGCAAAAAAAAGTAGTTTATAAAACTAGGAGTTTTTAAATTCTAATCTGTAGAATTTAACTGATGTTCCATCCTGAGCTACCACTTTAAAGGATATTCCTTTGCCAGTAGCTGAAACAGTAAATTCAGTTGTTGGGTCTGTTGCTGGGAAATCTGTAGCCTTACTCGTTTCAACAGCATCAGTTGTATCAAAATAAGCTCCATTTGGAAGAGTAACTTTATCAGCTTTAAATTTAAAACTTGATATAGTTTCGTCAGCTAATTCAGTATTTTTGGTCATAGTTAGTAAAATAGGTTTATCAGCAGCAGAACCGTCATTAGTTCCAGTAGTGTCAGTAACCTTAGGATAGGTTGCTGGAGCTTCAGCCGTAGCAGCATCTTTAATTTTCTCATTAGCAGCGCTAGCAGAACCTTTTATAAACCCAAGCCCAGTAGCTGTTTTAGTAGAGCCAGAACTAGTAGTAGCTATAAGACAATCTCTTGATGCAGCTCCGTGAATAAACATCACTTTAAATGATTTTTCATCAATAACCTTATCGCCTTCTTTTTTAGAGATTTTAAAAGTCTTACTAACACCATTTTTTAGTTCACTATGAACTAATTTAGTTGTAATAACATGATCAAAAGAAAGAGCATTAGCATCTAATTTATCTTTTCCTAAATAAACATTTTCACCAAGTTTTTCTTTTAAAGTGATAGTAGCCGTTAGTGGAGCAGCAGTAATTATATTTAACTTAGTATTAAAAGGCACAGTCACTTTGATAGTACCCATCTGCTTCAATATTTGCTTTAAGTTGGGCCTCTAATGCAGCATATGCAGGAGCAGGTGTCTTTGTTATAAAGAGAGCTTTATAAGCTGCAGTAGCAGCAGTAGGATTTGTTGCTGGGGTACTATTTTTAGCCTTTGTAAAGACAACGCTTTCAATATTTGCTACTTCTGTTTCAGCGTTTGGTTTATTACAAGAAAAAACCACAAGACCAAGAGTCAGTAATGATAAAATGTTTTTAAATATTTTGTTTGTTTTCATATATAATATTGTTAAAAAATAAATGTCAATGACCTAAATATATGAGTAAGCCATTGACTAAAAACTAAAGCGCTAAATTAGTAGTATTATTTTAATTGAGAGTTTTTTTCTGTGAAGTATTTTAAATATAAAACACACTAAAATATAATTCTTTGAGATAGTCTTATAAAACACAAAAGCCCCAATATTGGGGCTTTTGCAAAGGAAGATAAATTATAAAATTAACTCTCCTTGAATTCTAATCTGTAGAATTTAACTGATGTTCCATCCTGAGCTACTACTTTAAAGGATATTCCTTTGCCAGTAGCTGAAACAGTAAACTCAGTTGTTGGGTCTGTTGCTGGGAAATTTGCAGCGTCACCCGTTGCAACGGCATCAGTTATGTCAAAATAAGCTCCATTTGGGAGAGCAACTTTATCAGCTTTAAATTTAAAGTTTGATATGCTCTCGTCAGCTAATTGAGTGCCTTTAGTCATAGTTAGTAAAATATATTTTGTATTATCAGAGCCGTCATTAGTGGCTTGAGTATCAGTAACCTTAGGATAGGTTGCTGGAGCTTCAGCCGTAGCAGCATCTTTAATTTTACTATTAGCTTGATCAGCAGTAGTATTTTGTATAAACCCTAATCCGGTAGCTTTTTTATCACTTCCAGTTCCAGTAGTAGCTATAAGACAATCTCTTGATGCAGTTGATGCAGCTCCGTGAATAAACATCACTTTAAATGATTTTTCATCAATAACCTTATCGCCTTCTTTTTTAGAGATTTTAAAAGTCTTACTAACACCATCTTTTAGTTCACTATGAACTAATCTAGTTGTAATAACATGATCAAAAGAAAGAGCATTAGTATCTAATTTAGTATTTCCTAAATAAACATTTTCACCAAGTTCTTCTTTTAAAGTGATAGTAGCCGTTAGTGGAGCAGCAGTACTTATATTTAACCTGGATTATTCATGGTTTGTATTTCAATTTGAATATAAAGCGTTATTTTTAAAGGGTTTCAACCAAAAATAACCACTTCAGATATAGCCCAAAAATGAGGAATAAAAATATACCATTTATAACTCTGAGTTCATCAATGACTACTTATAAATACTGGATAAAGCGATAGATTCTATCCGAAAAATTTATACGACTATGAATAATCTAGGTTAAGTTGTCTTGAACCTTATGTAATATTTTCTTTTGACCTTTAAAAAACTAATAGTTTAGCAGATTTTTAACTGAGACTGGAAAGCTTGAATATTGTGTGTGTTTACCTTTAAAATAGGCTTTTAGTTGATTATTTTAAATACTATGAAGTCAAAAATTTTACTGTTTTCTGTACTTATTTTTCAAATTATCTCCTTTAATTCTTGTACAAAAGAAGCAGAAAATGGTTCAGACATTGAGTCTTCACTTTCTTTCAGTTTAAACTTTGATTCTGCTAAGAATGAGGGGTTGAATAAGGAAGATATAAGCATTAATATTGATCCTGCAGATTCTACTAAGATATCTGTTGTTTTACCTGCTGATAAAAAAGGATTAATAACCAAGTTAGTTCCTACAATAGAGTTTGTAGGTAAAAAAATAGAACCTAACCCTAGTACAATTAAAGATTTTTCCAACCCTGTATCTTTTACAATTATTACCGAAAAAGGAGAAGCTAAAACTTATACGATAACGGTGTCTGTAGTAGAAAAAATAAATACGCTGCCTGAGGCAGTACAAAACTCTACAAACACTGTAGATAATTTAGTTACTACTGGAGAAGGAGAAGCTGAAACAAATACGATAACGGAGTCTATCTTTTAGGCAAGTTTACCGATAACAGTTCAAAGAAATTTATCTCAAAATGGTATGTTCGTCTAAATGACAGAATAGTATTACCTATATATCAGGGAGGAGTTTACAATTTCTATGTAGACTGGGGAGATGATACAGAAAAGCAACATGTTACTTCTCATAATGACCCTAATGCAAGTCATACATATACAACAGGGGGTGATAAGACTATAACTATTATAGGGCAAATAGAAGGTTTTAACTTCGGAAAAGTTACAAATAGCAAGGATAAAATATTAGATATATTAGATTGGGGTGAACTGAAATTTAAGGATTACTGTGGATGTTTTGAACGATGTACCAAGTTAGTAACTTTACCTGTAAAAGCACCTAATTTAGAAGAGGTTACGGATATGTCAAGAATGTTTTTTGAAGCTAAAGCTTTCAACAGTGAAAATATAAGCAAATGGGATGTATCTAAGGTTACGAATATGTCAATGATGTTCTATAAAGCGGCAGCTTTTAATCAAGACTTAAATAACTGGAATGTCTCTAATGTTACTAATATGTCAATGATGTTCTTTAAAGCCGCAACTTTTAATCAAGACTTAACCCAGATTATTCATAGTTACCCTTTAAATATTGCGCATAAAGTGTTAATTTTAAGGCATTAAAGTCCAAAGAAACATACTTTAATATAGCCCAAAAATGAGGAATAAAAACACATTATTTTATAGAGGGAAAACTTCTGTTGAGTTAACTTTTTCATCATCAGAAATTAGCTCTGATGGATCTTTAATCATGCTTGAAAAACTAGAAAGAGATCATAGATTGATTCATTATTACAGTAAACTTTTGCCTGATACTCGAGACTCTAGATTTATTACTTATACCAGAAAGCAACAGTTAAAACAAAGGGTTTATATGATCATGTTAGGCTATGAAGACGCCAATGATGTTAATCATTTACATAACGATCCTTTATTCAAAGATGTTCTTCAAGGTGATTTGGCTTCTCAACCTACTATATCAAGATTTGAGAATAGCTTTGACAAACAAGCTGTTTTTAAGTTTTGTGATGCGTGGTTATACAAATATGTTTCAAGTTTATCTGATCGTAAGAGAATAGTTATTGACGTAGATTCAACTGATGATCCAACTCATGGCAGTCAACAATTGTCAATGTTTAACGGTTATTATAGTCAATTCATGTACAATGAACTATTTTTTCATGATGGAAAAACAGGACAGATTATCCTTCCTGTACTCCGCCCAGGAAATAGTCATTCTAATAAATGGTATGTGAGTATTTTAAAGCGAATAATTATCAAAATACGTGAGAGTCACCCAGAGATGGAAATAATTATTAGAAGTGATAGCGGCTTTAGTTGCGCTCCTTTTTACCAATTAGTAGATGATTTTGATTTACTATATGTGACAGGCATAGCGAGCAATGAAGTTTTAAAAAGAAAGGTATCTTGGTCAAAAAATGCTGTAAAAAAAATGTATTTAGATCAGGGAGAGAAGCACCAACATTTTATGAGTTTTACGTACAAAGCCAAGAGTTGGCACAAGCCTCAACAGTGCTATTCTAAAGTTGAGAGTAC is a genomic window containing:
- the holA gene encoding DNA polymerase III subunit delta yields the protein MKLADEIIANIREKKYHPIYLLSGEEKYYIDKISDLIQREVLSEGEKLFNQSLLYGKEIDTETIILESKRYPINAKYRVVIIKEAQHIIDKDIKLLNGYIKSPNPNTILVLCYEKQLKKTISKYFDQNTIVFTSGKMYEYQIPIWIKKQVTSKNYTISDKAAHLMSDYLGTDLVKINNELEKLTILIPKGSEITTEIIEKYIGISKSYNTFELNKAISKKDVFTANRIINFFGENSKKNPIILTISSLYTFFTNLLIYLSLDDKSPTNASKHIKIPPSFITEYQDASNFYSVKQIIRIISFLREADGKSKGIGVSTTSDKEILKELIFKIMHI
- a CDS encoding glutathione S-transferase family protein: MGTIKVTVPFNTKLNIITAAPLTATITLKEKLGENVYLGKDKLDANALSFDHVITTKLVHSELKNGVSKTFKISKKEGDKVIDEKSFKVMFIHGAASRDCLIATTSSGSTKTATGLGFIKGSASAANEKIKDAATAEAPATYPKVTDTTGTNDGSAADKPILLTMTKNTELADETISSFKFKADKVTLPNGAYFDTTDAVETSKATDFPATDPTTEFTVSATGKGISFKVVAQDGTSVKFYRLEFKNS
- a CDS encoding glutathione S-transferase family protein; this translates as MKTNKIFKNILSLLTLGLVVFSCNKPNAETEVANIESVVFTKAKNSTPATNPTDATAAYKALFITKTPAPAYAALEAQFKANIEADGTIKVTVPFNTKLNIITAAPLTATITLKEKLGENVYLGKDKLDANALSFDHVITTKLVHSELKNGVSHTFKISKKEGDKVIDEKSFKVMFIHGAASRDCLIATTGTGSDKKATGLGFIQNTTANAANEKIKDAATDEAPATYPKVTDTQATNDGSDNTKPILLTMTKNAELADEGISSFKFKADKVTLPNGAYFDTTDAVETSKATDFPATDPTTEFTVSAKDKGISFKVIAQDGTSVKFYRLEFKES
- a CDS encoding glutathione S-transferase family protein, with the protein product MKTNKIFKNILSLLTLGFVVFSCNKQNSETPKTEEEVVQKAIANIESIVFTKAKNSTPETSPNDATAAYKALFITKTPAPAYAALEAQLKANIEADGTIKVTVPFNTKLNISTAAPLTATITLKEKLGENVYLGNNKKLYADSLSFDHVITTQLVHAELIKKGGVSQTFKISKKEGDKVIDEKSFKVVFVHDTPSTNSVLATSSSGSTKTATGLGFIKGSASAANEKIKDAATAEAPATYPKVTDTTGTNDGSAADKPILLTMTKNTELADETISSFKFKADKVTLPNGAYFDTTDAVETSKATDFPATDPTTEFTVSAKDKGISFKVIAQDGTSVKFYRLEFKE
- a CDS encoding type I restriction enzyme HsdR N-terminal domain-containing protein → MIKLNFPEYRFKLREAIEKKLFIFDIIRKKYVLLTPEEWVRQHIIRYLIDKGYPAVFMAVESALKIGYLKKRADIIVYNTNMKPMVIVECKSPDTLITQKTFDQASLYAAGIGVEYLIITNGKKHYSAFINNDSKEYNFLEEIPDYSSLR
- a CDS encoding IS1380 family transposase; this encodes MRNKNTLFYRGKTSVELTFSSSEISSDGSLIMLEKLERDHRLIHYYSKLLPDTRDSRFITYTRKQQLKQRVYMIMLGYEDANDVNHLHNDPLFKDVLQGDLASQPTISRFENSFDKQAVFKFCDAWLYKYVSSLSDRKRIVIDVDSTDDPTHGSQQLSMFNGYYSQFMYNELFFHDGKTGQIILPVLRPGNSHSNKWYVSILKRIIIKIRESHPEMEIIIRSDSGFSCAPFYQLVDDFDLLYVTGIASNEVLKRKVSWSKNAVKKMYLDQGEKHQHFMSFTYKAKSWHKPQQCYSKVESTGLGMNIRYFSSNLPQKDAREIYFDFYVKRGDSSENRIKEVKNMCFSDRLSNHSFLANFFRLMMSSLAYEMFLLLKQKIKKTRFEVAKKWLISSIRTYLLKVGATIKITKRRIYYQLSKSFVYKGLFREIITQ
- a CDS encoding DUF285 domain-containing protein, with amino-acid sequence MKFKDYCGCFERCTKLVTLPVKAPNLEEVTDMSRMFFEAKAFNSENISKWDVSKVTNMSMMFYKAAAFNQDLNNWNVSNVTNMSMMFFKAATFNQDLTQIIHSYPLNIAHKVLILRH